The following coding sequences are from one Hydra vulgaris chromosome 04, alternate assembly HydraT2T_AEP window:
- the LOC136079190 gene encoding uncharacterized protein LOC136079190, whose protein sequence is MANKSISITHLKEAMDIHENTIMKLFSDRIDKLESKISVMQEENKNLKNEVSDLKKSVEFVSDKYENLLLEIDVSKKTAMSSVYQLNDTKINIENDNVIKDKLAELEDRSRRNNLRFNGIEEKEIETWQETESKIREILKTKLGLNGNIEIERAHRVGKKVMGVKRINRTIVVKFLNYKDKNAILDKFVKAKLWNENLFINEDFSKRTMEIRRKLFAEAKELRSKGKYAKVTYNKLFTRDFK, encoded by the coding sequence atggctaataaaagtatttcaatTACTCATTTAAAAGAAGCTATGGATATTCATGAAAACACAATAATGAAGCTATTTAGCGACAGGATTGATAAACTAGAGAGTAAAATATCAGTTATgcaagaagaaaataaaaatttaaaaaatgaagtaagTGACCTGAAAAAAAGTGTTGAATTTGTCAGtgacaaatatgaaaatttactaTTGGAAATAgatgtttctaaaaaaacagCAATGTCATCAGTATATCAACTGAAcgacacaaaaataaatatagaaaatgatAACGTTATTAAAGATAAGTTGGCTGAACTTGAAGATAGGAGTCGCAGAAATAATTTGAGATTTAATGGTatagaagaaaaagaaattgaaaccTGGCAAGAAACTGAAAGTAAAAtaagagaaattttaaaaactaaattggGTTTAAATGGTAATATCGAAATTGAGAGAGCCCATAGAGTTGGAAAAAAGGTGATGGgtgttaaaagaataaatagaactattgttgtaaaatttttaaactataaagaCAAGAACGCGATTTTGGATAAGTTCGTAAAGGCAAAACTCTGGaatgaaaatttgtttataaatgaaGATTTTAGCAAACGTACTATGGAAATAAGAAGAAAGTTATTCGCGGAAGCAAAGGAGCTACGAAGTAAAGGAAAGTATGCTAAGGTTACTTATAACAAATTATTCACACGcgattttaagtaa
- the LOC136079571 gene encoding uncharacterized protein LOC136079571 codes for MLLIQLFPWSLGGSRYWEFTVFFKMIKAIVVRYLGERKTVLASNSNIADFLNNASKKFGDSDISGIMWNGCEVDSETFVAILNEQNLEVEVVSLAKNNELSIFVQS; via the exons atgctgCTGATTCAACTATTTCCTTGGTCCCTTGGAGGCTCAAGATATTGGGAGTTCACTGTATTT TTCAAAATGATAAAGGCTATTGTTGTCAGGTATCTTGGTGAAAGAAAAACTGTTCTTGCTAGTAATAGCAATATTGCagactttttaaataatg CTTCTAAGAAGTTTGGTGACAGTGATATAAGTGGCATCATGTGGAATGGATGTGAAGTTGATTCTGAAACATTTGTTGCcattttaaatgaacaaaatctGGAAGTGGAAGTTGTATCCTTAGCAAAAAATAATGAGCTCAGCATTTTTGTTCAAAGTTGA